A portion of the Naumovozyma castellii chromosome 2, complete genome genome contains these proteins:
- the UTP25 gene encoding rRNA-binding ribosome biosynthesis protein UTP25 (ancestral locus Anc_2.292) encodes MSKRSHEGSQHAGSKKRGRQELRTIRRSAGAKVSSQEVFNSSIVDDEEQELNESNESEQEEDIDEEEKKNKVYGALLTILKSEHPELKKKKKKRVDDSKSGEDKGSELASDDGKDDEIDEAQQIEDGLARGSDGQPSDDEEDNDAHSNVEDIDSEDEQDPFESHFNQVSEKTADDLNTAFNTGSVKYKSTKSVIGDNKTVISSIPTIIGKENTEEEKDSAPKSSSIHSYFLKQRLRVANDMLDSKKDPLGPLQKELVDPMFQYRDILCEYSSYEKDEDEYRDLYALHALNHVYKTRDRILKDNGRLQDNSDTEYFDQGFTRPKVLIVVPTRDTAYEVISKIISKSGLDQVDKKGKFNDQFHDETLPPSSKPKSFQHIFKGNTNDFFVLGVKFTRKAIKLYSNFYQSDIIVCSPLGMQMIVENTDKKNRQDDFLSSIEVLIIDQLHSIEYQNLAHVFTIFDHLNKIPEQQHEADFSRIRMWYINDQARLFRQTMIFTKYVTPAANALINNRCRNWAGRWKNHEIIEPEASAISQLGLKVKQTFQRFDMMGGSVIDEPDYRFKHFSSVIIPSIVKSTSYSDGILIYIPDYTDYVRIRNYLKEKTTLLFGDINEYSEQRELNSNRSLFQQGRVKVLLYTERLHHYRRYELKGVKSVVFYKPPTNPEFYNEVVRYIGKSAFLGNADLNISTVRTLYCKLDGLSLERIVGSKRAGILCHAQNEVYEFQ; translated from the coding sequence ATGTCAAAACGTTCTCATGAAGGTTCTCAACATGCAGGAAGTAAAAAAAGAGGAAGACAAGAGCTGAGGACAATCAGAAGAAGTGCCGGCGCCAAAGTTAGCTCCCAAGAGGTGTTTAATTCGTCAATtgtagatgatgaagaacaGGAACTAAATGAAAGCAATGAGAGCGAACAAGAGGAggatattgatgaagaagagaaaaaaaataaagtatATGGAGCTTTGCTAACTATTCTAAAGTCGGAACATCCAGAGCtcaaaaagaagaaaaagaagcGAGTGGATGATTCAAAATCAGGAGAAGATAAAGGAAGTGAACTGGCATCTGATGACGGGAAAGATGATGAGATTGATGAAGCCCAACAGATTGAAGACGGTTTAGCACGCGGATCAGATGGGCAGCCTagtgatgatgaggaagataaCGATGCTCATTCAAATGTTGAGGATATTGATAGTGAAGATGAACAGGATCCATTTGAGTCTCATTTTAACCAAGTTTCAGAAAAGACCGCTGACGATTTAAATACAGCATTTAATACTGGAAGTGTTAAATATAAGTCAACAAAATCTGTTATAGGAGATAATAAAACGGTCATTAGTTCAATCCCAACTATTATCGGTAAGGAGAacactgaagaagaaaaggacAGTGCTCCAAAAAGCTCCTCTATACACTCTTATTTTCTAAAGCAGAGATTACGAGTTGCGAATGATATGCTAGATTCGAAAAAGGATCCATTAGGGCCACTACAAAAGGAATTGGTGGATCCTATGTTTCAATATAGGGATATTCTCTGTGAGTATAGTTCATAtgaaaaagatgaagatgagtATAGGGATCTATATGCCTTACATGCGTTAAACCATGTCTACAAGACTAGAGATCGAATCCTTAAAGACAATGGCCGTCTACAGGATAATTCAGATACTGAATATTTTGACCAAGGGTTCACAAGACCTAAGGTCTTGATTGTTGTTCCTACAAGGGATACCGCTTATGAAGTCATCAGTAAGATTATATCCAAATCTGGATTAGATCAAGTTGATAAGAAAGGTAAATTTAATGATCAGTTTCATGATGAAACGTTACCACCATCATCAAAACCGAAATCCTTTCAACATATCTTTAAGGGTAATACCAATgatttttttgttcttggTGTTAAGTTTACCAGAAAAGCAATTAAACTATACAGTAATTTTTATCAATCTGACATTATCGTCTGTTCTCCCTTGGGTATGCAGATGATTGTGGAAAATAcagataaaaaaaatagacAGGATGACTTCTTATCCTCCATAGAAGTGCTCATCATTGATCAACTTCACTCTATTGAGTATCAAAATTTAGCGCATGTGTTCACAATATTCGACCATCTTAACAAGATTCCAGAACAACAACATGAAGCTGATTTTAGTAGAATAAGAATGTGGTATATTAATGATCAGGCGAGATTATTCAGACAAACTAtgatatttacaaaatatgTGACCCCTGCGGCTAATgcattaattaataatagatGTCGTAATTGGGCTGGAAGATGGAAAAATCACGAAATTATTGAACCGGAAGCGTCTGCCATTAGTCAATTGGGTCTTAAAGTAAAACAAACTTTCCAAAGATTTGATATGATGGGTGGTTCAGTCATTGATGAACCTGATTACAGGTTTAAACACTTTTCCAGCGTAATCATTCCAAGTATTGTGAAATCTACTAGTTATTCTGATGGGATACTAATATATATTCCAGACTATACTGATTATGTTAGAATAAGAAACTATCTTAAAGAAAAGACGACGCTTCTCTTTGGTGATATCAATGAATATTCCGAACAAAGAGagttaaattcaaatagaTCCTTGTTTCAACAGGGGCGTGTCAAAGTACTATTGTACACAGAGAGATTACACCACTATAGACGTTATGAACTTAAGGGTGTAAAGAGTGTTGTCTTTTACAAGCCACCGACAAATCCTGAGTTTTACAATGAGGTTGTAAGATACATAGGTAAGAGTGCGTTTTTGGGTAATGCAGATTTAAACATTTCCACTGTGAGAACACTGTATTGTAAACTAGATGGCCTTTCTTTGGAAAGGATAGTTGGATCAAAGAGGGCTGGTATATTATGCCATGCACAGAACGAAGTATATGAATTCCAATAG
- the RSM25 gene encoding mitochondrial 37S ribosomal protein mS23 (ancestral locus Anc_2.290) → MRVQTNAINIVERTSAYLKSGLLKNTPAWYEVVAKIPPTKKFTREPRLINPSTNEDLAVLRDNREAVNKKGFYKTRPNKLDRKVNSNKLYKPPKLQYVEDQLRTLFFDQHPWELSRPKILVENSLEERFDWSHIQQLGKPLDGESVVQRTMYLLKTDKMDMITAYNQARFEFYRFRIQQEVEEQVAQEEAEMFGSVFNQSMIDFGIEKEQKVIQQWKKKAEQETELVAARRANPSDSWISAEAGATEENLDEQGSELLEL, encoded by the coding sequence ATGAGAGTCCAAACCAATGCAATTAACATTGTAGAACGAACTTCTGCGTACCTCAAATCTGggttattgaagaatactCCTGCATGGTATGAAGTTGTTGCAAAGATTCCACCAACGAAAAAATTCACGAGAGAACCAAGATTAATTAATCCATCAACAAATGAAGACTTAGCAGTTCTAAGAGATAATCGTGAAGCAGTAAATAAAAAGGGATTTTATAAGACTAGACCAAATAAATTGGATAGGAAAGTCAACTCAAATAAGCTTTACAAACCACCCAAATTGCAATATGTTGAAGATCAATTACGTACTTTATTCTTCGATCAACACCCCTGGGAATTATCTAGACCCAAAATACTGGTTGAGAATTCATTAGAAGAAAGATTTGATTGGAGTCACATACAGCAACTTGGCAAACCACTGGATGGAGAAAGTGTTGTGCAGAGGACAATGTACCTTTTGAAAACAGACAAGATGGACATGATTACAGCGTACAATCAAGCACGTTTTGAATTTTACCGTTTCAGGATACAACAAGAAGTAGAGGAGCAAGTCGCACAAGAGGAAGCGGAAATGTTTGGCTCAGTCTTTAACCAGTCCATGATAGATTTTggtattgaaaaggaacaGAAGGTGATCCAACAATGGAAAAAGAAAGCTGAACAGGAAACTGAACTGGTGGCTGCTAGACGTGCCAACCCATCAGATTCGTGGATCAGTGCTGAAGCTGGAGCGactgaagaaaatttggaCGAGCAAGGAAGCGAGCTTTTGGAGCTTTAA
- the LYS12 gene encoding homoisocitrate dehydrogenase (ancestral locus Anc_2.287), with translation MLRTAASRFATSTCRTYATNALRKNLTIGLIPGDGIGKEVIPAGKQVLENLNSKHGLKFDFIDLQAGFQTFLDTGKALPDETVQVLKSQCQGALFGAVQSPTTKVEGYSSPIVALRKEMGLFANVRPVKSVSGTKDRPVDMVIVRENTEDLYIKIEKTYIDKATGTRVAEATKRISEIATRRIATIALDIALQRLKVNGKATLTVTHKSNVLSQSDGLFREICKDVYESNKDKYGSITYNEQIVDSMVYRMFREPQCFDVIVAPNLYGDILSDGAAALVGSLGVVPSANVGPEIVIGEPCHGSAPDIAGKGIANPIATIRSTALMLEFLGHNDAAQDIHRAVEANMRENKIKTPDLGGNSTTQQVTEDVLARL, from the coding sequence ATGTTAAGAACAGCCGCTTCCAGATTCGCTACATCTACATGTCGTACTTACGCTACTAATGCACTACGTAAAAACCTAACAATCGGTTTGATTCCAGGTGATGGTATTGGTAAAGAAGTTATTCCAGCCGGTAAGCAAGTGTTGGAAAATTTGAACTCCAAACAtggtttgaaatttgatttCATAGATTTACAAGCTGGGTTCCAAACTTTTCTAGATACTGGTAAGGCACTACCGGATGAGACAGTTCAAGTGTTGAAGAGTCAATGTCAAGGTGCTCTTTTTGGTGCTGTTCAATCCCCAACAACTAAAGTGGAAGGTTACTCATCACCAATTGTTGCTTTAAGAAAGGAAATGGGTTTGTTTGCTAACGTTCGTCCAGTCAAATCTGTTTCTGGTACTAAAGATAGGCCTGTAGATATGGTCATTGTCAGAGAAAATACTGAAGATTTATACATTAAGATCGAGAAGACATATATTGATAAGGCTACAGGGACTAGAGTTGCTGAAGCTACCAAGAGGATATCGGAAATTGCTACGAGAAGAATTGCAACAATTGCTTTGGATATTGCCCTACAAAGGTTGAAAGTAAATGGAAAGGCCACCTTAACTGTTACACATAAATCTAATGTGTTGTCCCAAAGTGACGGTTTATTCAGAGAAATTTGTAAGGATGTTTACGAATCTAACAAGGACAAATATGGTTCCATTACATATAACGAACAAATCGTCGATTCTATGGTCTACAGAATGTTTAGAGAACCACAGTGTTTCGATGTCATTGTTGCACCTAACTTATACGGTGATATTCTATCTGATGGTGCAGCAGCCCTTGTTGGTTCATTAGGTGTGGTCCCAAGTGCAAATGTTGGCCCAGAAATTGTCATTGGCGAGCCATGTCATGGTTCTGCGCCTGATATTGCTGGTAAGGGTATCGCTAATCCAATTGCTACTATTAGATCTACTGCTCTAATGTTGGAGTTCTTAGGCCACAATGATGCTGCTCAAGATATCCACAGGGCTGTCGAAGCCAATATGAGAGAAAATAAGATTAAGACTCCAGATTTGGGAGGCAATTCTACCACTCAGCAAGTCACAGAGGATGTGTTAGCAAGATTGTAA
- the PRK1 gene encoding serine/threonine protein kinase PRK1 (ancestral locus Anc_2.284) encodes MNQPNIPTYPPGTLLTVGSHYCKIIKYLTSGGFAQIYTTEISPINPYNNSQTACLKRVIVPDKAGLNTLRAEVDAMKLLKNNRHVVSYIDSHAARSTVLAGAYEVFLLMEYCKGGGLIDFMNTRLQNRLTEKEILNILSQTVQGVSAMHALQPALIHRDIKIENVLISAKGEFKICDFGSVCSYIRPPRNPQELAYVQHDVLKNTTAQYRAPEMLDLYRGLPINEKSDIWALGVFLYKLCYYTTPFEKGGEAAILHSRYQYPAFPIYTDKLKNLIRATLMEDPSKRPNICQLLEEISRIQGIPCPINNFYLSRTINVQASLMNPIITPTQQTALKHSQSSATISDQSYAVPLASSRSSTTTGNKPILIETEIPDMSQGSDDVYSRIHPFQKSQTLRTPSRSSSPIKYTGTLLQKSTSSNSNTSGNKSHYVDSETQTFSTSSRRLSRSSSVRSASSRSSDQLKEHRTGGSITQFFTSTLKRVVTGESRNTSPIRSRQNTGGSIRSAFDALRSGITGNTNSRVSSLASSVRNVSSSSKHSKHSDADDEPNKIKIRMKKAHRRSVPPNLYSDFYANEDTPKLYSSNSPVKLKSLSTQRESIQNRVKALLETFEEEPSTIKTASGYGKYTDSEFITSPVPERGGRIPTPTNKRYSSVIINPVTEPISIRPSPPPKPKHLRPIPPPKPTRLSKIYPDERISSTATERIVNLDVESLEKDFKRRFPSRI; translated from the coding sequence ATGAATCAACCAAATATACCGACTTATCCACCGGGTACCTTGTTGACAGTTGGGTCGCATTACTGTAAGATTATAAAGTACCTTACCAGTGGTGGATTTGCACAAATATACACAACGGAAATTAGCCCTATAAATCCCTACAACAATTCCCAAACAGCATGTCTTAAAAGGGTAATAGTGCCTGATAAAGCCGGATTAAACACTCTGAGAGCAGAGGTTGATGCTATGAAATTACTGAAAAACAATAGACATGTTGTCTCGTATATCGACTCACACGCAGCCAGATCTACTGTACTAGCCGGCGCTTATGAAGTATTCTTATTGATGGAATACTGCAAAGGTGGGGgattaattgattttatGAATACCAGATTACAAAATAGATTGACCGAAAAggaaatattaaatatattatctCAAACTGTTCAAGGTGTAAGTGCGATGCATGCCTTGCAACCGGCGTTAATACATCGTgatattaaaattgaaaacgtATTAATATCAGCCAAGGgagaatttaaaatttgtgATTTTGGATCTGTTTGTAGTTATATTAGACCTCCAAGGAACCCACAGGAGCTAGCGTATGTCCAGCATGATGTCCTAAAAAACACCACTGCACAATACAGAGCTCCAGAGATGCTTGATCTCTATAGAGGCTTGccaattaatgaaaagtCTGATATCTGGGCACTAGGTGTATTCCTTTACAAACTATGTTATTATACTACCCCCTTTGAGAAAGGTGGTGAAGCTGCTATTTTACATTCGAGATACCAGTACCCAGCTTTTCCAATATACACGGATAAACTAAAGAATCTAATTCGTGCCACATTAATGGAAGATCCGAGTAAAAGGCCAAATATTTGTCAATTGTTGGAAGAAATCTCTAGAATCCAAGGTATCCCTTGTCCAATAAATAACTTTTACTTATCAAGAACAATCAATGTTCAAGCATCTTTAATGAATCCAATCATCACGCCAACACAACAAACGGCATTAAAACACTCGCAATCATCAGCAACAATCTCAGATCAAAGCTATGCAGTTCCATTGGCATCGTCTAGATCTTCTACTACAACTGGAAATAAACCAATTCTTATTGAAACGGAAATCCCAGATATGTCACAAGGTTCCGATGATGTCTATTCCAGAATCCATCCGTTTCAGAAATCACAAACTCTGCGTACACCTTCTAGATCATCAAGTCCCATAAAGTATACGGGAACCTTACTGCAAAAAAGTACTAGTTCGAATTCGAACACAAGTGGAAATAAAAGTCATTACGTCGATTCAGAGACACAGACTTTCAGCACAAGTTCTAGAAGACTATCGAGATCTTCCTCAGTCAGATCTGCTTCAAGTCGTTCCAGTGATCAACTAAAAGAGCATAGAACTGGAGGGAGTATTACACAATTTTTTACCTCAACATTGAAGAGAGTTGTGACAGGCGAATCACGTAACACATCTCCAATCAGATCTCGACAGAATACTGGTGGCAGTATTCGCTCTGCATTTGACGCATTAAGAAGCGGTATTACTGGTAATACTAATAGTAGAGTCTCTTCTCTGGCTAGTTCAGTAAGAAATGTAAGTTCCTCAAGTAAACATTCCAAACATTCGGATGCTGATGACGAGCCCAACAAAATTAAgataagaatgaaaaagGCACATCGTCGCAGTGTACCTCCCAACCTTTATTCCGATTTTTATGCAAATGAAGACACACCCAAATTGTATAGTTCAAATTCTCCTGTTAAATTAAAAAGTCTTTCAACTCAAAGAGAATCTATTCAAAATAGAGTTAAGGCATTACTAGAAACTTTCGAGGAAGAACCGTCTACAATAAAGACAGCATCGGGATATGGCAAGTATACCGATTCTGAATTTATAACTAGTCCTGTACCAGAAAGAGGTGGAAGGATACCCACACCAACCAATAAAAGATATTCAAGTGTCATTATTAACCCCGTCACTGAACCAATTTCTATCCGCCCATCCCCACCACCTAAGCCTAAGCATCTAAGACCAATACCACCTCCAAAACCGACACGCTTATCGAAAATATATCCAGACGAAAGAATTAGCAGTACTGCCACCGAAAGGATTGTTAATTTAGACGTCGAGAGCTTGGAAAAGGATTTCAAAAGACGCTTTCCAAGCCGCATTTAG
- the BMT5 gene encoding 25S rRNA (uracil2634-N3)-methyltransferase (ancestral locus Anc_2.280), which yields MARKLKGKASSKGLKASLLRQQFQEKLKKKVVQKEQHDLKKKSLVPKKVRKNQKQQKVDDKIFIPFAKDETLLLVGEGDFSFARSIVEEGYILPENLIATSYDASPTELKLKYPNSFEENYQFLLKEKVKVLFQIDATKLIKSFKISKKTPWSKVVGINWRSKPLQNIMFNFPHTGKGIKDQDRNIKDHQELVFGYFDSCKQLFKLVNSTLLNDKSKYTLGYSFDSGKGTEGLSSEGFGKIILSTFNGEPYDSWQIKILGKNNGLHVERSNKMQWGNFPGYHHKRTNSEQDTTKPAEERDARIYIFSKYEKKHSKSKKKTDSDDESDLDN from the coding sequence ATGGCAAGAAAGTTAAAAGGGAAGGCTTCCTCTAAGGGTCTGAAAGCTTCACTTCTGAGACAGCAATTTcaggaaaaattaaagaagaaagtcGTTCAGAAAGAACAACATgacttgaagaagaaatctttaGTTCCCAAAAAGGTTAGAAAGAACCAAAAACAACAGAAAGTTGACGATAAGATATTTATTCCGTTTGCCAAAGATGAGACGTTACTGTTGGTTGGTGAAGGTGATTTCTCATTTGCTAGATCCATTGTGGAAGAAGGTTATATTTTACCTGAGAATTTGATTGCTACTAGTTATGATGCTTCTCCAACTGagttgaaattgaaatacCCTAATagttttgaagaaaactACCAATTCTTGTTGAAGGAAAAGGTTAAGGTACTTTTCCAAATAGATGCCAcgaaattaattaaatctttcaaaatatcgAAGAAGACTCCATGGAGCAAAGTTGTTGGAATCAACTGGCGTTCAAAACCAttacaaaatataatgTTTAACTTCCCACACACTGGTAAGGGGATTAAGGATCAAGATAGAAATATTAAGGATCATCAGGAGTTAGTCTTCGGGTATTTTGACAGTTGTAAacaattattcaaattggtGAATTCAACACTTTTAAATGATAAGAGCAAATATACTCTTGGTTATTCTTTTGACAGTGGAAAGGGAACCGAAGGTTTATCTTCAGAAGGTTTTGGGAAAATAATACTATCAACTTTCAATGGAGAGCCTTATGATTCATGGCAGATTAAAATTTTAGGTAAAAACAATGGACTACATGTCGAACGTTCTAATAAGATGCAATGGGGTAATTTCCCTGGATATCATCACAAGAGAACTAACAGTGAACAGGATACAACGAAACCTGCTGAGGAAAGAGATGctagaatatatatattcagCAAATACGAGAAAAAGCACAGtaaatccaagaagaaaactgattctgatgatgaaagtGACTTAGATAACtaa
- the FYV10 gene encoding glucose-induced degradation complex subunit FYV10 (ancestral locus Anc_2.279): MKSLINEPDMNFHLKLNDQSFHIPYELLQKNIKQTNKLIERETQQIQENFKKLNDSFESNSLKGDQDALQELNSIIKGIDTFEKTLKKRVSKELEILDRIKARVQFFETQEQLTLKEDRDGLINWYQQYTNVLIGDYLLRNNLSLSNKLGDTTSKLEEENSGVTFLKQQHLEKLLDYDVLLTANKIANSLVEFHDLSPLLTWINENKNYLKKNRCTLEFETRFQEHIELLKKGLYREAIDCYQTYLIPFIKDNFNDLKLAAGLLMFIQCFGTSVFTNEDNNLKKKSNDNVYELLFHKKMLNENPNVALINENGMKFCYDAYDSSRYKELLSVNRWHSLKNYFLKEYYSMYGISTNDPLLIYLSLGISTLKTKACLHENNNSISTNQDLFSYVNNRVINNKCPVCSDSFAKMSESLPYAHHTESKLFENPIMLPNGNIYDSKKLKELAVKLKESNLCNLNENEIMDPIDKRIYPADEFITMYPT; the protein is encoded by the coding sequence ATGAAATCGCTAATTAACGAACCAGACATGAACTTCCATCTCAAACTAAACGATCAATCCTTCCATATACCCTACGAACtccttcaaaaaaatatcaaacaGACAAACAAGttaattgaaagagaaacCCAACAAATCCAAGAAAActttaaaaaattgaacGATTCCTTCGAGAGCAACTCCCTAAAGGGTGACCAGGACGCACTGCAGGAGTTGAACTCCATTATTAAGGGAATTGATACGTTCGAAAAGACTTTGAAGAAACGTGTATCCAAGGAACTTGAAATTCTTGATAGAATAAAGGCTAGAGTTCAATTTTTCGAAACACAGGAGCAACTAACACTCAAAGAGGATAGAGATGGTCTTATAAATTGGTATCAACAGTACACTAATGTGCTGATCGgagattatttattgagAAACAATTTATCTTTGAGTAATAAATTGGGGGACACCACTTCAAAACTGGAGGAGGAAAACTCAGGTGTTACCTTTTTAAAACAGcaacatttggaaaaattattggattaTGATGTCCTACTGACTGCAAACAAGATTGCAAACTCATTGGTAGAATTTCATGACTTGAGTCCATTGCTAACTTGgataaatgaaaataaaaactaCTTGAAAAAGAATCGTTGTactttggaatttgaaactAGATTTCAAGAACATATTGAACTATTAAAGAAGGGACTATATAGAGAGGCTATCGATTGCTACCAAACATATTTGATCCCATTCATAAAAgataattttaatgatttgaagCTTGCCGCAGGTTTATTAATGTTCATCCAATGCTTTGGTACATCTGTTTTCACAAATGAAGACAACAACCTTAAAAAGAAATCGAATGATAACGTATATGAACTCCTTTTCCATAAAAAAATGCTTAATGAAAACCCGAATGTAGCTctaataaatgaaaatgggatgaaattttgttaTGATGCTTACGATTCGAGTCGATACAAAGAACTCTTGAGCGTGAATAGATGGCATTCCctaaagaattattttttaaaggAATATTATTCCATGTATGGTATCTCAACAAATGATCCTTTACTCATATATCTATCATTAGGAATATCTACTTTGAAAACGAAAGCTTGCTTACATGAAAATAACAATTCAATATCCACAAATCAAGATTTGTTTAGCTATGTGAATAATCGtgttattaataataagtGTCCTGTTTGTTCAGATTCCTTTGCAAAAATGTCAGAATCACTGCCATATGCTCATCATACTGAATCgaaattgtttgaaaatCCAATAATGCTTCCAAATGGTAATATATACgattccaagaaattaaaagaacTAGCTgtcaaattgaaagagagTAATCTTTGCAAtcttaatgaaaatgaaattatggATCCTATCGATAAAAGGATCTACCCTGCAGatgaatttattacaaTGTATCCTACATGA
- the IDH1 gene encoding isocitrate dehydrogenase (NAD(+)) IDH1 (ancestral locus Anc_2.278), protein MFRQTIAKRTLATFIPKETILPKKYGGRMTVTLLPGDGVGKEITDSVVSIFQAENVPIDWETVDISQLDHEDGVNAAVESLKRNKIGLKGIWHTSADQVGHGSLNVAFRKQLDIYANVAFCKSIPGVKTKIPNVDLVIIRENTEGEYSGLEHESVPGVVESLKIVTKVNSERIAKFAFDFAMRHDRKMVTAVHKANIMKLSDGLFRNTVARVGEAYPQIKNDSIIVDNASMQAVAKPHQFDVMVTPSMYGTILGNIGAALIGGPGLVPGVNYGREYAVFEPGSRHVGLDIKGQNVANPTAMILSSTLLLQHLGLNDTASRISKAVYDVIKEGNATTKDIGGNASTTEFTKAVIDKLSTM, encoded by the coding sequence ATGTTCAGACAAACCATCGCAAAGAGAACCCTAGCTACTTTCATCCCCAAGGAAACTATCCTCCCCAAGAAATACGGAGGCAGAATGACCGTCACTTTACTACCAGGTGATGGGGTAGGTAAAGAAATCACCGACTCTGTCGTCTCCATCTTCCAAGCAGAGAACGTCCCGATCGATTGGGAAACCGTCGACATTTCACAATTGGATCACGAGGACGGAGTCAACGCTGCCGTCGAGTCCCTAAAGAGGAATAAGATTGGTTTGAAGGGGATCTGGCATACTTCCGCGGATCAAGTCGGTCATGGATCTTTGAACGTCGCATTCAGGAAACAATTGGACATTTATGCAAATGTAGCCTTTTGTAAATCCATCCCCGGTGTGAAGACAAAGATTCCTAATGTTGATTTGGTCATTATTAGAGAAAACACAGAGGGTGAATATTCGGGTTTGGAACATGAATCCGTCCCAGGGGTGGTGgaatcattgaagattGTTACAAAGGTGAATTCAGAAAGAATCGCTAAGTTCGCTTTTGATTTCGCAATGAGACATGATAGGAAAATGGTCACAGCGGTACATAAGGCAAATATCATGAAGTTGAGTGATGGATTATTTAGAAATACAGTGGCTCGTGTCGGGGAAGCTTACCCACAGATTAAGAACGATTCCATCATTGTCGATAACGCTTCCATGCAAGCTGTCGCCAAACCACATCAATTCGATGTCATGGTCACTCCATCCATGTATGGGACGATATTGGGGAACATTGGTGCCGCTTTAATTGGTGGCCCAGGTTTGGTACCAGGTGTTAACTACGGGAGAGAATATGCTGTCTTTGAACCAGGTTCTAGACATGTTGGTTTGGATATTAAGGGACAAAACGTTGCAAATCCAACTGCAATGATATTATCTTCCACTTTACTATTACAACATTTAGGTTTGAATGATACCGCATCAAGGATCTCTAAGGCTGTCTATGACGTTATCAAAGAGGGTAATGCCACTACAAAGGATATCGGTGGGAATGCATCCACCACAGAATTTACAAAGGCTGTCATCGACAAACTTTCAACCATGTAA
- the FMC1 gene encoding Fmc1p (ancestral locus Anc_2.277), with translation MQLQRETLGLYKQLVKTLVHNERKTRLARAIKENKKQIGLLTYRKSQIVRRQQALNEGITDPGLIQEMNNLNRQVDHLKSIDPAKDKKLLFLVDSTPLRIMWEDNLLKSPKNAKELARRLEHIKDIIDFTKNQSQYQNLMALYNLGTGITQEEKVKRTANKVGLDVPF, from the coding sequence ATGCAGTTGCAACGGGAGACACTGGGCTTGTACAAGCAATTGGTCAAGACACTCGTGCACAATGAACGCAAGACGAGATTGGCACGAGCCATCAAGGAGAATAAGAAACAGATTGGATTGCTTACTTATAGGAAATCACAAATTGTCAGGAGACAACAGGCGTTGAATGAAGGCATTACGGATCCCGGGCTTATTCAGGAGATGAACAATTTGAATAGGCAAGTGGATCATTTGAAATCCATAGATCCAGCGAAGgataagaaattattattcttggtGGACTCCACACCATTGAGGATAATGTGGGAAgataatttattgaagTCCCCTAAGAACGCAAAGGAACTAGCAAGGAGATTGGAACATATTAAGGATATCATTGATTTCACGAAGAATCAAAGTCAGTATCAAAATCTGATGGCATTGTATAATCTCGGGACCGGAATTACGCAAGAGGAAAAAGTGAAAAGGACGGCCAATAAGGTTGGCTTAGACGTGCCGTTTTAA